The window AAGCCCCCCAAGACAACCGTACTGTTCCACCACTACCGTTTTTGCACCAGTCCTAGCCGATCCGACCGAAGCCGCTATACCCGCAGGGCCACCACCAACTACTACTACATCCACTTCCAACAACACAGAAATTTCTCGACACGGTTCTAGAATAAATTCTGCCATTCCAACCCTCCCTATCTTCACATCTTAATAAATGGAAATCAATTCCAATTTTTAAGATAAGATATTATAGCTACATTTTTCATTATTTGTCAACAAAATTCTTTGTTTTTCTTCTTTTTTCGTTAGAATTTGTAATTAGTCAATAAAATTTGTTAATTCTTTATAGCATAACGAATTAATGATTTACTTCCACCTTGGTAGCTGAATAATTTTATCTTTATTTCTAAAATTTGCAATTAAATTTCATTTTTTAGTTGACAAAATCATTTTCTTAGGAATTAATATTAAGAGATAGGATTTAGAAAATTGTCCTTGAAAGACGATTTTTTATTAGTCTAGATTTTTCCAAAATGTTAAATTTTGGAATATCTACCTTGGATTTAAGTTTGCTTATAACTCTTTTCATGGGTTATATGGGTATTTTATTAATTGGGAGGTACTAAACAATGTCTCAAATTCCAGAAAAAATGAAAGCCTTGGTTGCCTATGGGCCAGGGGATTATCGCCTTGAAACAATTCCTACCCCCCGGGCGAAGGGAGATGACGTGATTGTTAAAGTGGAGGGCTGTGGGGTTTGTGCAGGAGACACCAAGGCTTTTGCAGGCGCTCCGAGCTTTTGGGGAGGTGATGGTAGTCCCCCTTATATCAAGGCTCCTATGGTTCCTGGCCATGAATTTGCAGGCAGGGTCGTAGAAATAGGACCAGAACAGAAGGAATTCAAAATTGGCGACCGAGTAGTTTCGGAACAGATCGTCCCCTGCGGGACCTGCAAATTCTGTCGGACTGGACGTTATTGGATGTGTCAGAAGCATGATCTATACGGGTTTCAAAATAATGTAAATGGAGGTATGGCAGAATACATGCGTTATCCTCACGAAGGACGAAAATACAAGATCCCCGATAATATGCCCCTGGAACAAGCCCTCTTAATCGAACCCTATGGATGTTCTAAGCATTGTGTAGACCGGGCAAGTATTTCACGTGAAGATTTTGTGGTACTGAGCGGAGCCGGAACCCTTGGACTTGGTATGGTAGGGGCCATCCGAAAACAAAATCCTGCAACCTTTGTGGTGCTGGATATGAATGAAATACGGCTTGCCAAAGCAAAGGAATTTGGAGCCGATATTATCCTAAACCCCGGCAAGGAAAATGTAGTTAAAAAAATCAAGGAAATGACTGAAGGATATGGCTGTGATATCTATATTGAAGCCAGCGGTCATCCTTCCAGTGTAGGGCAAGGCCTTGAAATGATCCGTAAATTGGGACGGTTTGTTGAATTCAGCGTCTTTAAGGATTTGGTTACTGTGGATTGGAGTATCATCAGCGATCGGAAAGAACTAGACCTTCTAGGTTCTCATTTGAGCCCTAATTGCTATCCGTCGGTTATTGAGTGGATTCTGGATGGTACCCTGCCTACTACAGGAGTAGTTACCCACAAGTTTTGCCTGGACGAATGGAAAAAGGCTTTTGATATGGCGGCTTCCGGTGCGGATAATTCATTGAAAGTTGCAATAATTCCCTAATCAGGAGGTATATTATGATATCCTACAACGGTATAAAGGCCGATTTTTCCTTGGAAGGTAAGGTTGCCATTATTACCGGAGGAGCGGCTGGAATAGGACTGGCTACGGCGGAATTTTTCGCGCAAAAAGGGGTTCGGCTCCTTATCGCGGATCTCAGCCCCGAAGCGGAGGTTGTCGCGAAAAAGCTGGGACCGGAAAATATTGGGGTCAGAGGTAATGTCTGCGATAAGTCTTACCGGAAGCATGTAATGGAGGCCGCGATAAGGGCCTTTGGGGGGGCGGATATCCTAGTGAACAGCGCCGGTATTGTGGCTCTGGAAAAGGCGGAAATTCTAAGCGAGGACTATTGGGAAAAAACCATCGCCATCAATCTTACCGCTAGTTTCATGATGGCCCAGTCCTTCGGCACACAGCTTATCGAAAGTAAGCGGCCCGGCTGTATCGTCAACATGGCCTCCCAAGCGGGGGTTATTGCCCTGGACCGGCATGCGGCTTACTGCGCCAGCAAAGGGGGCGTTATTGCCATGACCAAGACTTTGGCTTTGGAATGGGGTAAATACGGCATCCGGGTGAACGCGGTGTCCCCCACGGTGGTACTGACCGAACTGGGGCATAAGGCATGGGATGGGCCTGTGGGGGAGGCATTTAAAAAAGAAATCCCTGCAGAACGTTTTGCCGAGCCTGAAGAAATTGCCGCTATCATCGGTTTCCTGTGTAGTGATGCGGCGGCAATGATTACTGGTCACAATCTGCTGGTCGACGGCGGATATACTATAAAATAGGGAGTTGAAATGCAACGTATACTAAATAATCCTGATGATATTGTGGATGAGATGCTCAAGGGTTTTGTGAAGGTCCACAGGGATATTGTTGCCGTTACAGATAATCCACGGGTACTGAAACGAGTGGATATGCCTGCGGATCATGTAGGAGTAGTGACCGGAGGGGGGAGCGGCCACAAGCCCGCCTTCATCGGCTATATCGGAAAGAATCTCTGTGATGCCGTAGCAGTAGGGGAAATCTGCACCAGTCCCAGTGCGATAGCCTTTTTGGACGCCTTTCGAGCGGCGGACCAGGGCAAGGGGGTAGCTTGCCTCTACGGCAACTATTCTGGGGATAACATGAATGTCAAGATGGCTGTCAAGATGGCGGCCAAAGAGGGTATTGAGGTCAGAACCGTGGTAGCTAATGACGATGCCGCCTCCGCTCCCAAGGATCAGGCAGGTAAACGCCGGGGGGTGGCGGGCGAGGTATTGATGTGGAAGGCTGGTGGTGCTAAAGCAGCCCAGGGCGCAAGTCTGAATGAGGTGATCGTCGCGGCTCAAAAGGCCATTGATAATACTCGTAGCATAGGCATAGGGTTGACCCCCTGTACTCTACCGGCAGTGGGGCATCCCAACTTCGAAATAAAACCGGAAACCATGGAGGTGGGCATAGGTCATCACGGTGAACCTGGGATAGAGATCTGCCCCTTGGAAAAGGCGGAGGGAATTGCCCATCGGATGACCGGCATAGTCCTGCCCGATTATCCCTTAGCAGCTGGAGATGAGGTAGTGGTTCTCGTTTCAGGCCTAGGGGCTACTCCAGTAATGGAACTCTACGTTCTTTATGATGAAATTGAAAAAATAATCTCCAAGAAGGGTATTTCCGTATATCGGTCCTATGTGGGGAACTATTTTACCTCCCTGGAGATGATGGGTGCCACCTTAACGGTGATGAAACTGGACGGGGAACTGAAAGAACTCATGGATATGCCCTGTTATAGTGTGGGCTTGAAGCAGGCATAGGGAACAGGGGAAGGATGATGTTTTATAATAAAGACGGAAAAACAGTATTACTGCGTATAGTGAAGGCGGTACAGGATAACAAGGACTATCTATCCGAGGTAGATGGTCTTATCGGGGATGGGGATCACGGAATGAATATGAACAAAGGTTTTACTCTGTTCGCCGATAGTATTGCAGGGAAGGATGTTAGTTTTACAAAAGGGCTTGATGAATTAGGAAACCTTCTGTTTAGCAAAATAGGGGGCTCTATGGGACCTATATACGGAACCGTTTTTATGCAAATGGCGGAAACCGGTGAAGGCTATGACGCCATAGGAACCTTGGAACTTGCCGCTATGCTACGTTCAGGTCTTTTGGCCCTTTATGATATCGTAGAGGCCCGGCCAGGGGACAAGACCTTGGTGGATACCCTTGCCCCAGCCTGCGATGCCATGGACAAGGATGCGGAAGAGAAGATGAACCTTGTTGCCGCCTTGGAGAGGATGAAGACAGCAGCAGCCAGTGGCTGGGAATCCACCAAGGATATGGAGGCTAGGTTCGGCCGCTCAAGCCGCCTAGGGGAACGATCCAGGGGAGTATATGATGCCGGGGCCACGTCCTGTAAGATTATCCTGAAAGCCATGGCGGATGGGATTCTGGAAGTGGCAAGGTAAAGAAGGAACATTGATGCACGAAATAGTGATAGGCTGCGATGAAGCTGCGGTAAATCTGAAGAGGATCTTTATAAAACTGCTGCAGGAAATGAATATTTCTGTAGAGGATGTGGGGGTTAGAAATGATGAGGACAAGACCGCCTATCCTCTGGTAGCCTCTGCGGTCTGTAAGAAAATTATCGCATCGGGGTATACAAAACGGGGAATCCTTATCTGCGGTACCGGCATAGGGATGTGTATAGCCGCCAATAAATTCCGGGGAATACGAGCGGCAGTATGCCACGATATTTATTCTGCTCAAAGGTCCATTCTGAGTAACAACGGTAATATTGCCTGTTTCGGAGAAAGGGTTATCGGAACGGAACTGGCTAAGGCTATACTTAGAGAATGGGTCAAACTGGAATTCAAAAACGGCCCTTCCACCCCCAAGGTAGAGGAGATTGTCAAAGTGGAATGGGAGAATTTTAAGTAACCCTTAAGTATACATGCAATCTGATTTTGTCAGAACTCTACGCTAAAATTTTAAATATCACTTTGAAAACTTCTGATGGGTTGTCATCTTTTAAGTTTGGGGCATGGGCTTCACCGGGGAAGAAGACCGCAAAAGTATTTTCCGATGCATGATAGATAATGGGCTTTTCGCCTGAAACAAAAGCACAATCAATATCGGCATTGTATTCCAGGGTAATCTTAAGAGGTTCGGACAGGATCAATTCTATTCGTTCTGAACCTTTTAAGAGGACTTGAACATCTATTTCTTTGCGGTATATTTCATATTCATCGGCCTTTTCAATCTTTGTAGTATAAGACTTTACATTTACCTGACAGAAGGATCGCTGGTGGTGTATGCTCTGGGGATTATTTCCTTTAAGGTTACGCTTTCGAGGATTTCGACAACCTTTTTTAGACCTGGAACAAGAGGAATATACTTTCTCATATTTCCGATCAGATCAATTATCATTTTTGTCTCTCTTGTAAACAACGGCGATTTAGACCCACCGATCCGGCGCAAGTGATCCAGCAGTCCGGCCCAAAATGATCCACCTATACGGAAAGTGATCCGCAAGCAAAAACGACCATCCTAAAATATGACTTGCGTCCATAGGCCGTAGTTTCTATTCCGTGAAGTACATCCGCTTGCCTGAATTGCTGGATGACCTTGCCGTTGCGCGGGGCGAAGGGGTGTTTCCCAAAATAATACAGGTTTATAAAAAAAACGACCTGCTCATTCTGGACAAATGGCTGTTGACCCCCCTTTCTGAAACTGAAAGCCGGGACCTTCTTGAAGTAGTTGAGTCCCGCTGTTCCAATAATTCCACCATATTCACAAGCCAGGTAGAACCAGGCGGCTGGCATGGAAAGATTGGCTCTGTTCCCATTGCTGACGCTATTCTCGACCGGACAGTTCATAATTCTTATACCGTCAATATCCGGGGAGAAAAATCTATGCGTAAACGCAAGAGTGTCATTTAATAATTCGCGATTTAAAATGGTCTCCGGGGTGGATCTCATCCCGGAGACCTGGATCATCTTTTTCCGTGCTCGTGGATCACATGGACCGGACTGTTGGGTCATTTCGACCGTAGTTTACATCTCTTTAGAATTAATATGTCAAGAATATCTTTTATTAGTGAAATGTCAAGGTTAAAACTCTCAGTTACTAAAAAATGAAATACACAAAGGGCAGAAATGGTTACCCCTTAAGTATATATGCAGTAAAATTGTTCATGGAGTTTTGAAGGTTAAACGGAACCATGTTTCAATAGTCTCCTTTGGTAGGTAGCCGTTTTTTGTTTTACTGCATATATTAAAGTTCCTGCCCTTGGCGAATTTGCTGCAGTAGAATTACCCCTTTGAAGCAGCAAGATAAGAAATAATATTAACCAGACTGTTTTCAGAGCCGAAGGCCCCTGATTTGGTAACAAATGTCATCTTTTTTGCCCTTGCCTTCAGCATTGGCTAATACTATGCCCGGTTCTATCTCGGTAAGGGGAACGAGGTGATCCAGGCTGAGCATATCCATGAGCGAAAGGAGGGTGTCGCCTCCAAAAATGGAAACATTGAGTTCGCCCTGACCTTCCATTATTGAAGCTGCAAATTGAGCTAGGCCTCTGGCTATTTTGCCGGCAGATGCATCGGCTTTTTCCCTGGGGAGACCCCCATTAGTACAGACTATGCAGGATTTATCATTTTTCAAATGGGTTCGTACTTTCAGTACCAATTCTTTGGCTTCCTTTGTATCAGCCCAGGAATTAATAAGTTTAGTGGAAGAA is drawn from Leadbettera azotonutricia ZAS-9 and contains these coding sequences:
- a CDS encoding erythritol/L-threitol dehydrogenase, with translation MSQIPEKMKALVAYGPGDYRLETIPTPRAKGDDVIVKVEGCGVCAGDTKAFAGAPSFWGGDGSPPYIKAPMVPGHEFAGRVVEIGPEQKEFKIGDRVVSEQIVPCGTCKFCRTGRYWMCQKHDLYGFQNNVNGGMAEYMRYPHEGRKYKIPDNMPLEQALLIEPYGCSKHCVDRASISREDFVVLSGAGTLGLGMVGAIRKQNPATFVVLDMNEIRLAKAKEFGADIILNPGKENVVKKIKEMTEGYGCDIYIEASGHPSSVGQGLEMIRKLGRFVEFSVFKDLVTVDWSIISDRKELDLLGSHLSPNCYPSVIEWILDGTLPTTGVVTHKFCLDEWKKAFDMAASGADNSLKVAIIP
- the dhaL gene encoding dihydroxyacetone kinase subunit DhaL, with amino-acid sequence MMFYNKDGKTVLLRIVKAVQDNKDYLSEVDGLIGDGDHGMNMNKGFTLFADSIAGKDVSFTKGLDELGNLLFSKIGGSMGPIYGTVFMQMAETGEGYDAIGTLELAAMLRSGLLALYDIVEARPGDKTLVDTLAPACDAMDKDAEEKMNLVAALERMKTAAASGWESTKDMEARFGRSSRLGERSRGVYDAGATSCKIILKAMADGILEVAR
- a CDS encoding YhcH/YjgK/YiaL family protein; protein product: MHHQRSFCQVNVKSYTTKIEKADEYEIYRKEIDVQVLLKGSERIELILSEPLKITLEYNADIDCAFVSGEKPIIYHASENTFAVFFPGEAHAPNLKDDNPSEVFKVIFKILA
- a CDS encoding dihydroxyacetone kinase subunit DhaK, yielding MQRILNNPDDIVDEMLKGFVKVHRDIVAVTDNPRVLKRVDMPADHVGVVTGGGSGHKPAFIGYIGKNLCDAVAVGEICTSPSAIAFLDAFRAADQGKGVACLYGNYSGDNMNVKMAVKMAAKEGIEVRTVVANDDAASAPKDQAGKRRGVAGEVLMWKAGGAKAAQGASLNEVIVAAQKAIDNTRSIGIGLTPCTLPAVGHPNFEIKPETMEVGIGHHGEPGIEICPLEKAEGIAHRMTGIVLPDYPLAAGDEVVVLVSGLGATPVMELYVLYDEIEKIISKKGISVYRSYVGNYFTSLEMMGATLTVMKLDGELKELMDMPCYSVGLKQA
- a CDS encoding GolD/DthD family dehydrogenase, encoding MISYNGIKADFSLEGKVAIITGGAAGIGLATAEFFAQKGVRLLIADLSPEAEVVAKKLGPENIGVRGNVCDKSYRKHVMEAAIRAFGGADILVNSAGIVALEKAEILSEDYWEKTIAINLTASFMMAQSFGTQLIESKRPGCIVNMASQAGVIALDRHAAYCASKGGVIAMTKTLALEWGKYGIRVNAVSPTVVLTELGHKAWDGPVGEAFKKEIPAERFAEPEEIAAIIGFLCSDAAAMITGHNLLVDGGYTIK
- a CDS encoding nucleotide-binding domain containing protein codes for the protein MDIIGNLLGTEGLLKASAGCAGFARELISLLPLASSEGFDIRSLIPNLPLLAISGSLHPVSVGQIEKAASSGILLEKISSTKLINSWADTKEAKELVLKVRTHLKNDKSCIVCTNGGLPREKADASAGKIARGLAQFAASIMEGQGELNVSIFGGDTLLSLMDMLSLDHLVPLTEIEPGIVLANAEGKGKKDDICYQIRGLRL
- a CDS encoding ATP-binding protein — protein: MGRSFYSVKYIRLPELLDDLAVARGEGVFPKIIQVYKKNDLLILDKWLLTPLSETESRDLLEVVESRCSNNSTIFTSQVEPGGWHGKIGSVPIADAILDRTVHNSYTVNIRGEKSMRKRKSVI
- the rpiB gene encoding ribose 5-phosphate isomerase B, which produces MHEIVIGCDEAAVNLKRIFIKLLQEMNISVEDVGVRNDEDKTAYPLVASAVCKKIIASGYTKRGILICGTGIGMCIAANKFRGIRAAVCHDIYSAQRSILSNNGNIACFGERVIGTELAKAILREWVKLEFKNGPSTPKVEEIVKVEWENFK